TCGCGTTCCCGCGGGACCACGGCCCGCACCCGGCCCACCGCACGGAGTGGTGGTACTACACCGGCAACCTGGAGAGCGACAGCGGCCGCCGCTTCGGCTATCAGCTGACCTTCTTCCGTTCGCGGCTGCGGCCCGCGGACTCCGGCGGAAGCGTCGCGACGGCGTCGGCCTGGCGCACCCCGCACCTTTTCCTGGCCCATGCCGCTGTGTCGGATCCCGCCAGCGGGCGGTTCTGGTACGCCGATCGCCTCTCGCGCGCCGCCCTGGGCATGGCCGGCGCCAGCCGGGCGGGGGGCAGGGTGCGGTTGGTGCTGGGGGACTGGTCGGCCGAGCTCCAGCCCCGGGCCCATCGCCTCAAGGCGGCCAGCGATGATTTCCGCCTGGACCTGACCCTGGTGCCGGCCAAGGCGCCCGTCGCCCACGGCGATCGGGGATACAGCCCCAAGGGGCCCGCCCCCGAGCAGGCCAGCTGCTACTACTCGTTCACCCGGCTTGAGACCAGTGGCCGGCTGGAGGTCGGCGGCGAGCGCTGGCAAGTCAGCGGTCTGAGCTGGATGGACCATGAATTCAGCTCCGCTCCCCTGGCCGGCGGGCTGGTGGGTTGGGACTGGTTCAGCCTGCAGCTCTCAGACGGCAGCGAGCTGATGCTCTATCTCCTGCGCCAGGCCGAGGGCGGCTTCAGCCCCTCATCCGGCGGGACATTCGTGGCGCCGGATGGCAGCTCCCGGCGGCTTTATGCGGCCGATGTGGTTGTCACCGCCCTTGCCACCTGGAAGAGCCCGGCCAGCGGGGCGCTTTATCCGGCCCGCTGGCGGGTGCAGGTGGCGCCTCTGGCCCTCGATCTGACGGTCACCCCCACCATGGCCGCCCAGGAGCTCCAAACCCCCGAAACCACGCGCGTGACCTACTGGGAAGGCAGCGTCGACGCCGTCGGCCGGATCGGACGGAAGCCTGCGCAGGGCCGAGGGTTCGTTGAGCTGACGGGCTACGCCCGGCCCTTCGACGCCCCTCTTTGACGCTGCCGGCCGGCGGCCTTTAAACCGAAACTCGGCCCACCAGCCCCTTGACCGCCTGCAGGTAAGCCTCCAGGCCGCGCAGAAAAATATCGTTGTGGTTGGCGGCCGGGATGGGCAGGAGGGTTTTGTCGGCCGCCGGCGAGGCCTCGAAGAGTGCCCGGGCGTCGCCGAAGGGGATGATGTGGTCACGCTCGGCGTGGATGATCAGGGTGGGGCGCCGGACGGCGCGCATCATGTCGATGTTGTCGAAGACCCTCAGGTTTTGGGCGCCGATTCGGGCGGTGTCGACCCCCAGGAGACGCAGCAGCGGCTCGGCGTAGGCAAACCCGCTTTCGACGATCAGGCCGGCGATGGCATCGCCGTGGCGGGCGGCCAGTGCCAGCGCCGAAGCGCTGCCCAGGGAGCGCCCCATGGCCAGCAGGGGGCCGGTCCAGCCCTGGCCCTCCAAATAATCCCGGACGAAGGCCAAAACCGCCTGGGCATCCGCCATCATGGAGCTGACCGTCGGGCGGCCGCCTGAGCGACCGTAGCCGCGGTAATCCACCGCCAGAAAATTGATCCCCAGCCGGGCGTAAAGGGGGCCCAGATCGTCGTAGTCGGCCACGATTTCGCCGTTGCCGTGGAAGAAGAGCAGGGTCGCGGCGGCTGCGCCGGCGGGGTGCAGACGGGCGCCGAGGGAAAC
The Desulfobacteraceae bacterium genome window above contains:
- a CDS encoding carotenoid 1,2-hydratase, producing the protein MKTASWCRLVVAAAGVLWLGLVGGAGGLRADSGAYPAISGPCDLAFPRDHGPHPAHRTEWWYYTGNLESDSGRRFGYQLTFFRSRLRPADSGGSVATASAWRTPHLFLAHAAVSDPASGRFWYADRLSRAALGMAGASRAGGRVRLVLGDWSAELQPRAHRLKAASDDFRLDLTLVPAKAPVAHGDRGYSPKGPAPEQASCYYSFTRLETSGRLEVGGERWQVSGLSWMDHEFSSAPLAGGLVGWDWFSLQLSDGSELMLYLLRQAEGGFSPSSGGTFVAPDGSSRRLYAADVVVTALATWKSPASGALYPARWRVQVAPLALDLTVTPTMAAQELQTPETTRVTYWEGSVDAVGRIGRKPAQGRGFVELTGYARPFDAPL
- a CDS encoding alpha/beta hydrolase; its protein translation is MPHSASVNYDPLDRPEILQHLFHPRPEPPGATPPTGSLDLTVPVAPEVSLGARLHPAGAAAATLLFFHGNGEIVADYDDLGPLYARLGINFLAVDYRGYGRSGGRPTVSSMMADAQAVLAFVRDYLEGQGWTGPLLAMGRSLGSASALALAARHGDAIAGLIVESGFAYAEPLLRLLGVDTARIGAQNLRVFDNIDMMRAVRRPTLIIHAERDHIIPFGDARALFEASPAADKTLLPIPAANHNDIFLRGLEAYLQAVKGLVGRVSV